The Brachyspira sp. SAP_772 genome includes the window GAACAAATAAAAACTTGGGCTGAATCTGATTTAATGCTAATGAAAAAAATGGACGCTTATATTGGAATTTCTGGCGGTAATAATAGTGCTGAAAACTCATCAGTAAAAGAAGAAAATTATAAAATATATGAAAAGCTTTATTTAGACCCTGTACATATGGATCAAAGAATAAAAAACACAAAATGGGTTGTATTAAACTACCCTACTGCTTCTATGGCTCAGCAGGCTTCTATGAGTACAGATGAGTTTGAAGATTTTTATTTTAAGGTTTGTAATTTAGATTATTCAAAGATGGATAAGGCTATGGATAATTTAGTTAGTCTTATGAATAAAACAGATAAAGTTAAAATTGTAGGAGAAGGCACTAATTTAACTTTTTCTATAAAAGATATACCAGCTATAAAATGTGCAGGTGTTATAAACATACCAGATGGAGAAGTATTTACTGCCCCTGTAAGAAATTCTGTTAATGGAGTTTTATCATACAATACCCCTTCATTATACAGCGATGGATTTACCTACGAAAATATTAAATTAGAATTCAAAGACGGTAAAATAATAAATGCCTCTTCAAATGACAATAAAAGAATAAATAAAATATTTGATACAGATGAAGGAGCTAGATATGTTGGAGAGTTTGCTATTGGTGTTAATCCATATATTACCAAACCTATGAAAAAGATTTTATTTGATGAAAAAATTATGGGAAGTTTCCATTTTACACCCGGTGCTTGTTATGATGAAGCTCCTAATGGAAATAAATCTGCTATACACTGGGATTTAGTTTGTATACAGACTAAAGAATACGGCGGAGGCGAGATATATTTTGATGATGTATTAATTAGAAAAGACGGAATATTTGTTATAGATGAACTTAAATGTTTAAATCCTGAAAACTTAATGTAATTCTTTTAATAAAAATTAAATATACAAAAAAACAAGGGTAATTAAATCCCCTTGTTTAAAATAAACTAAATTTTATTTTTTACTTTTTTATCTCATCAAGACCTTTTTTAATCTTTTTGTAAATATCTTCTGGTGTTTCATTTTCAAGACTTTCAACATCTATTATATAAACTTTGTCTTTATAATATTCTAATACAGGCTTACTCTGACTTTCAAAAACTTTTATTCTATTTTTTATAGTCTCTTCATTATCATCAGAGCGACCTCTATTTAAAAGTCTTTTTATTATAATATTTTCAGCAACATTAAGATTAATAATAGCATCAATCTTATAATTCAATTTTTCTAATAATTTATCTAATTCTTTAGCCTGCTCCATAGTTCTTGGATATCCATCAAGCATAAAACCTTTTTTACAATCATCTTTTTTAAGTCTATCAAAAAGCATATCTATAACTAAACTATCAGGCACTAATTCTCCCTTATCCATATACCCTTTAGCGGTCTTACCAAGCTCAGTACCATTTGCAATATTTTCCCTAAACATATCCCCCGTAGAAATATGAGATATAGAATATTCTTTTTCTATTAACTCAGATTGAGTACCCTTACCAGAACCGGGTGCCCCTATAAAAATAATATTAATCATAGTTTTATCTCCTAATTGTATATTATTATAAATAGTATAGTCAATAATAATATATTGTCAAATAAATTATAAGCAATTACCACCGATAAGTATATGCAATATTAGCCCCTCCATACCCTCCAGAAAAAGTAAGCTCTTCTACAGAAAAATTATTCTCATTAATCCAAAGCATATAATATATTCCAGCAGTTAAAGCAAAAACTCCAGTAACCACCAATCCGCCTATATATATATTAAAAGCAGTATTATATGTAGTTAAATCAACAGGAGGTCTATTTGGAGCATTTTGATATTTATTATAATAATTAATCATAGTATAATCTAGTACTTCATTAGCATATATGTAAGTACCAATAGAAAAAATAGTACTAGCTATAGTAAGCCCTACAAATATCTTTGTATTTCTTTCATAATTTTTAAATACAGCATCAACCCAAGTAGGTTTGTAAAAAGGCTTCATGTTTGGTGTTAAATCCAAATAATTTGTGCTTTTTACTGTAAAAGTACCATAATAATCTATATAATTAGTATTAGTAATCTTTAGAGAATAAGTACCAAATCCAAAATCTTCATATATAAAATCAGCAGGCTGTCTTTTTATACCATTAATAACAACAGAACTTTCTCTTCCGCCTGGTATATTAATTTTTACTTTGGCAGTATTAGTCATTTCTACCATGCTAAAACTTAACATTATATCCTCATTTGTTTTTTCAAAAGAAAGCATAGTATCTATTGTTTCATACAAATCTTTTTTTATTGTAAATCTATGAGCATTTGTGGTTAAAGTAGGCAAATATAAAGTATCTCCGCTAATTCCAACCAATGCATTATCAACATACACAAACGCCCCCTCAGGTTCTACATCAATTGCAATAGTACCAGTCTTATCTACATAACTAATTCTATTTGCTATATCTAAAGCATAAATAGGAATCTGCTCATCTATTTTTGCTTCAGATATTTCTATACTATAAGTATCTATTTTTCTCTCTTTAACATATGCTATAGAAGTTATTACACTAATATTTGGTCTCTTATATTCAATACTTCCAAATATAACAACATCAGCATCTCTTTTAAATACCTCTTTTTTTATATCATCTCCTGTGTATTCATAAAAATCCCCGCCAAGCTCCACATTTTGAACAAAATCATTAGTATTTTTTACTATAACATTACTTCCATTATAATTTATAAGAACCTCTTCATCATTAAGTTGAAAATATTTTGTTTCTGGAGTTATAAGTGTAACATTGCTTCTTAATCCGCCCCAATTAGTATAATAGTAATATTCATAATTTGTAACTATTGAAGTATTTGTTGAGGTTTCTGTTGCAGTATAAGTAATATTTGTAAATTGAAAGACTTTTCTTTCATAAGCTCTTTCAAAGTCTATTGGCGTCAATTTTACATTAGTTGCTGACTGAAGTCTGATTGTTTTATTATATTCTAATTGATTTGCTATTGCATCTGCTATGGCTAAAGTTAAATAATTATAGTTAGTATTATCACTTAAATTTGTATATATAAATATTTCTATCTTTGCAGTATCTGACGCGGTATAATATGGACGCACCTCTTCTACTGTAATAGGTCTTCCGCCAAAAGAATATAGCAGATTGGATATTATAAGAGTTAATATTACAATATAATAATTTATATGCATAGCTAATTTCATTTATTTTTATAGATTTAATTTTATACTAAAAGACTTCTTTTATCAATATGTATACAAAAATATAATAAAACTTCTTGACAATACTATATCTTTTATATATCATTGCTTATCAAATGTTTTTTATCTAATTATTATTGAATTTATTAATCGTATTACAAAAAGGAAACAGAATAATTATGAAATTAGTAAAAAGTGAAATAAAATATCCTATTATATTTATAATACTTTCTATACTTTTTTTTGCAAGCAATTTAACATTTTCTTATCTTCAGATGGGAGATGTTATTCTTTGGGAAATAAAAAATATTAAAGATGCTGTATTAAATGGGCATTTATATTTTTGGAATAATGCATATTTTACAATATCAGCACCTGCAACTGCGCCCATACATCCAAAATCTTTATTAATGACTATTCTTCCATATAAAATATATCCTCAAGTTACAATTATCTTTCATATAGCTGTAATGGGATATGGATTATTTTTGTTTTTAAGAGAAAAGAAATTATCAATAAATGCTTCTATGTTTGGTGGAATTGCTTTAATGTTTTCTAATGCAATATTTACTCTTATACTTCCGGGGCATTTGGGTAAATTTGAAACTTATTGTTATTTTCCTTTGGTTTTATACTTTTTATCAAAAGCGATGAACACTGAAAAATGGAGAGATTTCTTTTTTACTGGTGCCTTTTTAGGTATAGCATTCTTGGGAGGAGCTTTGGATGTAGCAATGTATTTTGCTTTATTTCTCTCCTGTTATTTTTTATATTTATTATACAGCAAAAAAAATAATCTTAAATTAATTGACTATATAAAGACTAATATTAAAAAGATAATATTGTTGTGTCTGAAATTTGCATTGGTGGCAGTATTCTCTTTTTTAATGTCTATACAAGTTATAATGGTTACAAAAAATACTCAAGACATGGGGGCTGCTGGAGTAGAAAATAAACAAGACTTATGGAATTGGGCTACAAGATGGTCTTATCCGCCTGAAGAAGTATTAGGATTTTTTGTACCCGGTCTTTTTGGATACTATTCTGGAAGTGAAACTCACCCTTATTGGGGAAGAATAGCCAACATGAATGGAGAGCCCAAAACTTCAAACTTCTCTCTAACTGCTGTAAATATTGGATATATAGCTTTCTTATTTATAATATTTGCATTGTTTATAAGCAAGAAAAAATACAGCGAAAAATATTTTTGGATAGGAACTGCCTTATTCTTTTTAATAGCAAGCTTTGGAAGGTATTTACCTATAATATATGGAGCATTGTTTCAAATACCAATATTTAGAGATGCAAGAAACCCTAATAAATTTATAGAAATTATACCTATACCATTTGCAATACTTTCAGCATTTGCAGCAGATTATATATTCAAAGCAATAGAAGCAAAAAAAGAAGATAAACTGCTTAAATATTTAGAAGATGAATATAGAGGCATAAGTATAGCACAAAAAATAATGTATGCTATATTAATATTATCTATTGTATTTGCTGTTATCACTATACTATTAAACGGTTTAATACAAAATGCCTTTATTACTGACTGGCAAGATAAGTCTATATTAATAGCAAAAAATATATCAATGTCTTTTGTAAGATTAGCATTGATATCATCTACAGTAACTCTTTTAATGATTAATTCTATTTCTTTCAAAGAGATAACATTAAAAGATAAATATTTATTAGTAGCTCCTTTAATAATATTTATTTTACTTTCAGTTTATGATACAGGAAAAATAAGCATATTAATAATAGGCACAATAATAACTTTTTTCTATATTGTAATAGCAAACAAAGAAAAATTATATTATAAATATTTACCATACGCTTTTATGGCTATACTATTTTTAGACTTGATGCAAACTGCAAATATATTTATAGTAAAATCAAATATAGATAAAATGTATGAAGGCACTCCTATTACAGAGCACATATTAAGAGAAGAAGGCAATGAAACTACAATGCCAATACTAATTCCTTATTTATATAGATACACAACACACACAATGCCATATTAWAAAATACCGCTAACAGAACCGCCTGCGGCAAGCAGATTGAGCAAAGAAATAACAGATATGCTCTCAGCATTTAGAATAAATGATTATGTTGGATATGAACCTAGATTAATGGATTTGCTTGGAGTAAGATATATATTAAGCCCTACATATTTAGATAACTCTATGATTGCTAATGATATAACAAAAATAACAGAGTATCGGGATTCTTTTTCTGCTGCGGTGTTGTATGAACTTAATGGATATAGAAATAAATATGAATTTGTAAATAGCGTATATAATGCAAAAGATTTTAACGATGGCCTTGGCAGAATGAGAATACCTAATTTTAATTTGGCAAAAGAGGCTATTATAACCGATAATTCTAATAATATAGTTTTGAATATAAGCAACTCTATAAACAAAGTAGAAATGGTTGAATATAGCAACAACAAAGTAGTATTTAATGTTCAAACACCAGATGATGGAATATTAGTATTAAAAGAGAGATATAGCCCAGATTGGACTGTAAGCATTAATGGAGAGAAAAAAGAACTGCTTAAAGCTAATTTATTATTTAGAGGGGTTTATGTTGAAGCTGGAGATAACAATATTGTATTTGAGTTTACCCCTACAATGAAATATGCCTACATTACAATAATTTGTTGGGTAATATTAATTATAGTTACTATAGTATCTATAATATTTAAAAAGAAAAATATTGTAAATGAAAAATAAACTTATAAAATATAAAATCATATTACTAATAATGGCTTCATTATTTTTATTTTGTTTTGTAGTAATGAATTATATTAATATCACTAATATAATGAAATATAAAAAAGGAGATATTATAAAAGTTCAAGCAAATATTGAAGATTCAAGCTATTATGAATATGGATTTATAAAAAGAAAATATCCATATTTAGTTTATAGCTTTATTTATAATGATAAAAAAATTACCATAAGCAATATGATAAGCAGCAATTCTTTTACAAATAAAAAAATTATAACAATATACTATGATAAAATAAATGATAGAGAAGTTATGCTTCCATCTATAAAAAGTTTTATATTATCTTTTATATTTTTTGTTTTAGGTATAATTATTATAATATATGCTATAAACTTAAAAAGAATATACGCTTAAAAAAATTACATTAAATATCCGCTGCTCTCTTCAAGCACTTTAGCATATTTTTTTACCCCTGTATTAACATTCATAAACTCTTTAGTGTATCCTGCTTTTCTTAAATTAGTTAAATCTGCTTGAGTATATTTTTGATATTTTCCTTTAAGAGCATCAGGGAAAGGAATATATTCAATTTCAGAAGAAGTATATATTTCTTTTAAAGCCTTAGCAATCTCTACAAAACTTTCAGCCTTTCCAGTACCGCAATTAAATATACCAGAAATGTTTTCATTTTCAAAGAAGAAATTATTTACACTCACAGCATCATCTACATGTATAAAATCTCTTAAGAAATTTTCACTTCCCTCAAAAATTTTCATTTTCTCTCCAGACTTAATCTGATTAAATAAATGAAAAGCAACAGAAGCCATTCTTCCCTTATGATTCTCCTGAGGACCATATACATTAAAATATCTTAAGCCCACAACCTGACTGTTAATCTTTTTATTTCTAAATAAAATATTAACATACCTATCAAACTGATATTTAGAAAAAGCATACACATTAAGCGGATACTCATTTTTCTCATCTTCAACAAATCCATTTTCCCCATTGCCGTAAACAGAAGCACTTGAAGCATAAAAAAATCTTACTTTATTTTCTAAACAAGCATGCAAAATATTTCTGCTATATTCATAATTATTTTTCATCATATATTTTCCATCAGTTTCCATTGTATCAGAACAAGCCCCCTGATGAAATATAGCTTCTACTTTATTATTTTCAACAAAAGAATAAACATCAAACTCTTCTTTGTCTATATAATCTCCAAAAATAACCCTATTTAAATTCTTATGTTTTGAAGAATTTTTTAAATTATCAACAATTAATATATCACTTATACCTAAATTGTTTAATCCTCTAACTATATTAGAGCCAATAAATCCAGCACCACCTGTTACTATAATCATATGTATAAATCTCCTTTAATAATTTTTTACTTTCTTTTAATTTCTTGCATAATATTGAGAATATCATTAACAATAGCAGTAACAGCCCTAGAAGTATAATTATTTCTAATATTCTCTCTCATCACATCAAGCCTATCTTGATTATTTAAATTTTTTATAATAATATCTCCTAGCTGTTTAGAATCAAGATCCGCCTCATTCATTAAATAAGCCATATCCTTATTAACTAATTCTAAAGCATTATAATATTGATGATTATCAGTAGCATAAGGAAAAGGCACTAAAAGTGAAGGTACATTAACAGCAAGTATTTCACTAATAGAACTGCTTCCAGCCCTAGACACTACAAAATCAGCCGCATTAAGCAATGTAGCCATATCTTTATAATAACTATGAACCGTTACATTTGTAATTCTTTTTTCATTAACTTTTGCTATTATATCAGCCCCCCATTTAGGTCCAGCAAGCCATACTATATGCAAATTATTTACATTATCTTTTACGTTTTTTATGCAGTCCAAAAATATATTATTTAATTTTAATGCCCCTTGAGAGCCTCCCATTACAACAAGCAATCTATCATCATCTTTTAACTTCATAATAATTCTAGCAGATTTTCTATTTACAACAAAAAAATCATCTCTAACAGGATTTCCCATCACTTTACCCTTAGGCATATATTGTAAAGTTTTAGAAAAAGTAAGATAAGAAGCCTTAGCATCTTTATAAAATATTTTATTAACCTTGCCCGGTATAGAGTTCTGCTCACATAAAAATATAGGTATTTTTTTAAATTTAGCCGCATACAACATAGGCATAGAAACAAATCCGCCCATTCCTATAATGCACTCAGGTTTATGCTTATTAATGATATTATTAGCCTTTAACATTGAAGGTATAAACTTAAGTAAGAAAGCTATATTTTTTAACATATTTCCCGGAGAGTTTATCTCTAAATAATTATAATCATAATGAGCAGGTATTAAGTTATAATCTCTTGCCGCCACTACAAGCCTAGGATTATGTCCAAGTTTTTTTAAATGGTCATATATGGAAATAGCAGGTGTTATATGACCAGCTGTACCTCCGCCAGATAAAATTATATTCATTCTTCTCTCCTTTGAGTTATTTTTAATAAAATAGCAAACATAATCATATTAACAACTAAAGCATTCCTACCATAACTTATAAATGGTAAAGGCATACCAGTTGTAGGAAGCATTAAAGTTGCTACCATCATATTTAAATACGCCTGTCCGCTAATAAATATATTTATACCAAAAGATATGTTTTTTAGAAACAAATCTTTTATTCTAGATGAAACTATAAAGCCTCTAATAGTGAAAGAAAAAAATAGTAATAATAGAATAATGTTGCCTACAAACCCATGTCTCTGAGCAATAGAAGCAAAAATAAAATCTGTTAAAGCTGCTGGCAAATGAGTGCTAACCTCTCTAATATCTTCATCAGGTATTCCAGTAATCCCTCCATAATTAAAAGCCCTTTTAGCCCTATTAATTTGATACATCTCTTCTTGTGATTGTGTATGAGGTGTTAAATACGAAGTTACCCTAGCTTTCATATATGGAGTATTGAGTATAAATATTATAAATATAACCCCAAGTAAAATACCTGTAACAATTAAATATCTTAATGGAATACCTCCATAAAAAAACATAGAAAAACCAACCATAGCAAATAATAATGCTGTACCAGAATCTGGTTCAAACATTATAAGTAAACATATAATTGCTAATATAAATAAAGGAGGAAGTAAACCATTTTTAACATGTTTAAGTTTATCTCCCTTATTGGCAAGCACACTAGATAAATATAAAACTAATGTGATTTTAGCTATTTCTGAAGGCTGAATAGTAAAAGCTCCAAAAACAGATAACCATCTTTTAGCATAGCTGCCTTCAACAGATATACCAAATATTAAAACTACTATTAAAAGCAATATAGTGCCTAATAATATTGCCGGCATAAATTTATCTACTAGATTAAAAAAATCTGGAACTATTAATATTATAACATTAACTGCTAACATCAATAATAATAATTTAAGATGATTATAAAAATAAGGTTCATTTGGTTCATGAATTGTTTGTGCTCCATATATAGCAACTAGCCCAGCAGCAAGTAATGCTATATATATAATGAGCAAATATTTATCTGGTAACAATTTCCTTTTCAACATAAAAACCTACACTCTATAAAATTTTATAAACTAAAGAAGCTTTTGCCTCTACAAAAGTAGTGCTATCATAATATGGTAATTTTACATGCAAACCAGAAGAAGCTAATATATCAAGCGAGAGTCTATTTTGTAAAAATTTAAAACTAATAAAACCAACTATAGCTAATTTATGTGTTAGTATATTTGAGTTTACAAGATAAGTTAAAGCATAAGAAGCACCTATATAAAAAGGGGTTATATTAGCTAATATAAAAAAATCATTCATAATTTCAAATTCACTTTTCTTATGAAGTATAGCAGTTCTTGAATCATAATAATAATTTTTATCCCCGGCAAAAACATAATTAAAACTAGTACTATTAATAAAAACAACATGCGGTAATTTATATAAAAAATAAGGTGTTATACCAGCAATCACACTAATAGCATCTGTTTTTGACATTCCAAGTAAAGAAGCATATGAATAATCTACATCATTATTATCAAAACCCGCATATCCAAAGTTCATAATATTAAATATATAATTAAAATAAGCATTAACCCTTATACCAAAAAAAGATAATGGTCTAATATCTGCAAACAAACCAATCATATCCGATGATAATGAAAAATTATTCTCTATACCCAAATCAAGCTTAGTATTTTGAAATATTTTATTTGTTCTATCATCATTATAAATTGAAGTTCTGTAATATAATTTCGTTTCTGCATTAAATTTTATAAAATTATATCCGCCAGCAAAGCTCTGTTCAAAATAAAGTTGATGTTTATTGTTTGTATTTATTACAACATCATCCATACCTATATTAAAAAGAGTATTTATATCTGCATATATAATACTGATGTACAACAAAAAAACGATAGGAACAAATTTAATTTTCATCTTATTAACATAATCATATAATATAATTTTATAAACATAATATATAATAACTTTATAAATTAAAAAAATCAATAGAGTTAAAAGTATTTTAAAAATTATTTTAATATAAACTATTTTCATAAAAAAGGCATTGAGTAAGAACCCAATGCCTAATTAAAAGATTATATAACCGTACCACTCTTAACAATAGTGTTTTTCGGAATAATTACTATACCATCTCTAATACAGTAAAACTCACTGTCTTGATGCTGAATTTTCTTTTTATTTGTAATGATAACATCGTTTCCTATTCTAACATTCTTATCTATGATAACATTTTTGAGTGTACATTTTTTACCTATACCAACCTTAGGCAAATGCTTAACATTTAATCTCTCAATATCCTCACTAGTTTCATAGAAGTCACTACCCATCATAATAACCTTTTCTAAAGTAGAACCGCTTTGAATTACAGAACGAAGACCTATTACTGACTCTTTGATAGTAGCATTTTCTATTCTGCATCCATCAGCAATTATACTAGAAGTAATAGTAGCCTTTTCAACTTTTGAAGGAGACAAGTAACGGACATGTGTATATATAGGAGCATCTTCATCATAAAAATCGAAAGGAGGATTTTTGCTTCCAAAAGATATATTAGCATCAAAATAAGCTTTAATAGTACCTACATCCTCCCAATAACCTTGGAAAGCATAGCTGAATACTTTATATTTTTTAATAGCTTCAGGAATAATATCTTTACCAAAGTCTATCATTGTAACATCACTAAGAAGTTCTTTTAACACATTTC containing:
- a CDS encoding aminopeptidase, with translation MKDTRIEKLAYNLVNYSCKLKKGENVLIKVYGEGEERDLVMAIIQEVYKAGGNPFVWNQDPQIMRELLKKCNEEQIKTWAESDLMLMKKMDAYIGISGGNNSAENSSVKEENYKIYEKLYLDPVHMDQRIKNTKWVVLNYPTASMAQQASMSTDEFEDFYFKVCNLDYSKMDKAMDNLVSLMNKTDKVKIVGEGTNLTFSIKDIPAIKCAGVINIPDGEVFTAPVRNSVNGVLSYNTPSLYSDGFTYENIKLEFKDGKIINASSNDNKRINKIFDTDEGARYVGEFAIGVNPYITKPMKKILFDEKIMGSFHFTPGACYDEAPNGNKSAIHWDLVCIQTKEYGGGEIYFDDVLIRKDGIFVIDELKCLNPENLM
- a CDS encoding adenylate kinase produces the protein MINIIFIGAPGSGKGTQSELIEKEYSISHISTGDMFRENIANGTELGKTAKGYMDKGELVPDSLVIDMLFDRLKKDDCKKGFMLDGYPRTMEQAKELDKLLEKLNYKIDAIINLNVAENIIIKRLLNRGRSDDNEETIKNRIKVFESQSKPVLEYYKDKVYIIDVESLENETPEDIYKKIKKGLDEIKK
- a CDS encoding YfhO family protein, producing the protein MKLVKSEIKYPIIFIILSILFFASNLTFSYLQMGDVILWEIKNIKDAVLNGHLYFWNNAYFTISAPATAPIHPKSLLMTILPYKIYPQVTIIFHIAVMGYGLFLFLREKKLSINASMFGGIALMFSNAIFTLILPGHLGKFETYCYFPLVLYFLSKAMNTEKWRDFFFTGAFLGIAFLGGALDVAMYFALFLSCYFLYLLYSKKNNLKLIDYIKTNIKKIILLCLKFALVAVFSFLMSIQVIMVTKNTQDMGAAGVENKQDLWNWATRWSYPPEEVLGFFVPGLFGYYSGSETHPYWGRIANMNGEPKTSNFSLTAVNIGYIAFLFIIFALFISKKKYSEKYFWIGTALFFLIASFGRYLPIIYGALFQIPIFRDARNPNKFIEIIPIPFAILSAFAADYIFKAIEAKKEDKLLKYLEDEYRGISIAQKIMYAILILSIVFAVITILLNGLIQNAFITDWQDKSILIAKNISMSFVRLALISSTVTLLMINSISFKEITLKDKYLLVAPLIIFILLSVYDTGKISILIIGTIITFFYIVIANKEKLYYKYLPYAFMAILFLDLMQTANIFIVKSNIDKMYEGTPITEHILREEGNETTMPILIPYLYRYTTHTMPYXKIPLTEPPAASRLSKEITDMLSAFRINDYVGYEPRLMDLLGVRYILSPTYLDNSMIANDITKITEYRDSFSAAVLYELNGYRNKYEFVNSVYNAKDFNDGLGRMRIPNFNLAKEAIITDNSNNIVLNISNSINKVEMVEYSNNKVVFNVQTPDDGILVLKERYSPDWTVSINGEKKELLKANLLFRGVYVEAGDNNIVFEFTPTMKYAYITIICWVILIIVTIVSIIFKKKNIVNEK
- the rfaD gene encoding ADP-glyceromanno-heptose 6-epimerase; translated protein: MIIVTGGAGFIGSNIVRGLNNLGISDILIVDNLKNSSKHKNLNRVIFGDYIDKEEFDVYSFVENNKVEAIFHQGACSDTMETDGKYMMKNNYEYSRNILHACLENKVRFFYASSASVYGNGENGFVEDEKNEYPLNVYAFSKYQFDRYVNILFRNKKINSQVVGLRYFNVYGPQENHKGRMASVAFHLFNQIKSGEKMKIFEGSENFLRDFIHVDDAVSVNNFFFENENISGIFNCGTGKAESFVEIAKALKEIYTSSEIEYIPFPDALKGKYQKYTQADLTNLRKAGYTKEFMNVNTGVKKYAKVLEESSGYLM
- a CDS encoding glycosyltransferase encodes the protein MNIILSGGGTAGHITPAISIYDHLKKLGHNPRLVVAARDYNLIPAHYDYNYLEINSPGNMLKNIAFLLKFIPSMLKANNIINKHKPECIIGMGGFVSMPMLYAAKFKKIPIFLCEQNSIPGKVNKIFYKDAKASYLTFSKTLQYMPKGKVMGNPVRDDFFVVNRKSARIIMKLKDDDRLLVVMGGSQGALKLNNIFLDCIKNVKDNVNNLHIVWLAGPKWGADIIAKVNEKRITNVTVHSYYKDMATLLNAADFVVSRAGSSSISEILAVNVPSLLVPFPYATDNHQYYNALELVNKDMAYLMNEADLDSKQLGDIIIKNLNNQDRLDVMRENIRNNYTSRAVTAIVNDILNIMQEIKRK
- a CDS encoding FtsW/RodA/SpoVE family cell cycle protein, with protein sequence MLKRKLLPDKYLLIIYIALLAAGLVAIYGAQTIHEPNEPYFYNHLKLLLLMLAVNVIILIVPDFFNLVDKFMPAILLGTILLLIVVLIFGISVEGSYAKRWLSVFGAFTIQPSEIAKITLVLYLSSVLANKGDKLKHVKNGLLPPLFILAIICLLIMFEPDSGTALLFAMVGFSMFFYGGIPLRYLIVTGILLGVIFIIFILNTPYMKARVTSYLTPHTQSQEEMYQINRAKRAFNYGGITGIPDEDIREVSTHLPAALTDFIFASIAQRHGFVGNIILLLLFFSFTIRGFIVSSRIKDLFLKNISFGINIFISGQAYLNMMVATLMLPTTGMPLPFISYGRNALVVNMIMFAILLKITQRREE
- a CDS encoding toxin A translates to MKIKFVPIVFLLYISIIYADINTLFNIGMDDVVINTNNKHQLYFEQSFAGGYNFIKFNAETKLYYRTSIYNDDRTNKIFQNTKLDLGIENNFSLSSDMIGLFADIRPLSFFGIRVNAYFNYIFNIMNFGYAGFDNNDVDYSYASLLGMSKTDAISVIAGITPYFLYKLPHVVFINSTSFNYVFAGDKNYYYDSRTAILHKKSEFEIMNDFFILANITPFYIGASYALTYLVNSNILTHKLAIVGFISFKFLQNRLSLDILASSGLHVKLPYYDSTTFVEAKASLVYKIL